A stretch of Flexivirga aerilata DNA encodes these proteins:
- a CDS encoding ketoacyl-ACP synthase III family protein, producing MQTPALFVASTAANLGARLRLADAVRAGRCPPQVESSTGVVSVAVSDDRSAAELGAQSADRAMDLAGSTCPPIRLSVHAGVGYQGHDLWATASYVQRCAAPEANAPAYEIRQQSNGGLGAVHLAAWALHADAEPGAALISTADTFGPPSFDRFASDTGTVYGDAGTAAVLTKGGGWGQILSVATASAPQLEGMHRGHDPFARVPFTHRSPMDLTKLQREFVADFGLAGVLSAVVAGTQESLDRALKDAGVCREDIAWWVLPNLGRRRLEAGYLRPWELEPERTTWPWGRTVGHLGAGDQLAGLNHLAVEGRLRPGQLCVLAGVGAGFGWTTAVVRITADPIRAAET from the coding sequence ATGCAGACCCCCGCCCTGTTCGTGGCGTCGACGGCCGCCAACCTCGGTGCCAGGTTGCGCCTCGCCGACGCCGTCCGCGCCGGGCGGTGTCCACCGCAGGTCGAGTCCAGCACCGGCGTCGTCTCGGTCGCGGTGTCAGATGACCGCAGTGCGGCGGAGTTGGGTGCGCAGTCCGCGGACCGCGCCATGGACCTGGCAGGGTCGACCTGCCCGCCGATCCGCCTGAGCGTGCATGCCGGTGTCGGCTACCAGGGCCACGACCTGTGGGCCACGGCTTCGTACGTGCAGCGGTGCGCGGCACCAGAAGCGAACGCCCCGGCATACGAGATCCGACAGCAGTCGAACGGTGGCCTCGGCGCAGTGCATCTCGCCGCCTGGGCGCTACACGCGGACGCCGAACCGGGTGCGGCGCTGATCTCCACCGCCGACACGTTCGGACCGCCTTCGTTCGATCGGTTTGCCAGCGACACCGGGACCGTCTACGGCGACGCCGGGACCGCCGCAGTGCTGACCAAGGGCGGCGGTTGGGGGCAGATTCTCAGCGTCGCCACCGCGTCGGCACCGCAACTGGAGGGGATGCATCGCGGCCACGACCCTTTCGCGCGGGTGCCCTTCACTCATCGATCTCCGATGGATCTGACGAAACTGCAGCGAGAGTTCGTGGCCGACTTCGGTCTGGCCGGAGTGCTCTCGGCTGTGGTGGCGGGCACCCAGGAGTCCCTCGACCGGGCCTTGAAGGACGCCGGTGTATGTCGGGAGGACATTGCGTGGTGGGTGCTGCCCAACCTCGGCCGACGCCGCCTGGAGGCGGGGTACCTGCGGCCCTGGGAACTCGAGCCCGAGCGCACCACCTGGCCGTGGGGCCGGACGGTGGGGCATCTGGGCGCCGGTGATCAGCTCGCCGGCCTGAACCACCTGGCCGTCGAGGGCCGGCTTCGGCCCGGACAGTTGTGTGTGCTCGCGGGGGTCGGTGCCGGCTTCGGTTGGACCACGGCGGTGGTGCGAATCACGGCAGACCCGATCCGGGCAGCCGAGACGTGA
- a CDS encoding beta-ketoacyl-[acyl-carrier-protein] synthase family protein, producing MPRRAVITGLGAVAPGGVGIKQFWELLSDGRSATRTITSFDASGFRSQVAAEVDFVPHEVGLTPRQADRLDRATQFAVVAAGEAINDSGLGAPADRSGAELDGTRVAVAFGSAVGCTTSMEREYTVLSEAGSRWLVDPDRAVCELYEHFVPSSIVAELARTIGARGPVALISDGCTSGLDAVGHAVDLIREGSADVVLTGGTDAPISPITLACFDAIKATTPRNDDPEHASRPFDATRNGLVLGEGAAALVVEDLDHALRRGAPIYAEVSGFASRCNAFHMTGLREDGIEMAEAIGVALRQAGVAPSTVDYVNAHGSSTKQNDRHETAAFKRSLGRHAHQVPVSSIKSMIGHSLGAIGALELVASTLALHHDLVPPTANLTQPDPALDLDYVPLHARRQRVDTVLSVGSGFGGFQSAAVLSSPLAAAL from the coding sequence ATGCCACGACGAGCTGTCATCACCGGACTGGGCGCTGTGGCGCCCGGCGGCGTTGGCATTAAACAGTTTTGGGAGTTGTTGAGCGACGGTCGTTCGGCCACTCGCACGATCACCTCCTTCGACGCGAGCGGGTTCCGGTCGCAGGTGGCGGCCGAAGTCGACTTCGTGCCGCACGAGGTGGGACTGACTCCGCGACAGGCTGACCGGCTCGACCGGGCGACACAGTTTGCGGTGGTCGCAGCGGGCGAGGCGATCAACGACAGTGGTCTCGGTGCTCCTGCGGATCGGTCCGGTGCGGAGCTGGACGGCACCAGAGTCGCGGTGGCCTTCGGCAGCGCGGTGGGCTGCACCACCAGCATGGAACGCGAGTACACCGTGCTGAGCGAGGCTGGGAGCCGATGGTTGGTGGACCCGGACCGCGCGGTCTGCGAGTTGTACGAGCACTTTGTGCCGAGCTCCATCGTCGCCGAACTCGCGCGGACAATCGGTGCTCGCGGACCGGTTGCGTTGATCTCGGATGGCTGCACGTCGGGTCTGGACGCTGTAGGACACGCGGTCGACCTGATCCGGGAAGGCTCGGCCGATGTGGTGCTCACCGGTGGCACCGACGCGCCGATCTCGCCGATCACGCTGGCCTGTTTCGATGCAATCAAGGCAACCACGCCCCGCAACGACGACCCGGAGCATGCGTCCCGGCCCTTCGACGCGACACGCAACGGCCTGGTCCTCGGCGAGGGCGCCGCCGCTCTGGTGGTCGAGGATCTGGATCACGCGCTCCGGCGCGGCGCCCCCATTTACGCCGAGGTCTCCGGATTCGCGTCGCGGTGCAACGCCTTCCACATGACCGGTCTACGTGAGGACGGCATCGAGATGGCGGAGGCGATCGGTGTGGCCCTGCGCCAGGCTGGCGTGGCGCCGAGCACGGTCGACTACGTCAACGCTCATGGCTCAAGCACCAAACAGAACGACCGGCACGAGACTGCGGCTTTCAAACGAAGCCTCGGGCGTCACGCTCACCAGGTGCCGGTCAGTTCGATCAAGTCAATGATCGGGCACTCTCTTGGCGCGATCGGCGCCCTGGAGCTCGTGGCATCAACTCTTGCGCTCCACCACGACCTGGTCCCGCCCACCGCGAACCTGACCCAGCCGGATCCGGCCCTCGACCTCGACTACGTGCCGCTGCACGCTCGCCGTCAACGGGTCGACACCGTGCTCAGCGTGGGCAGCGGATTCGGTGGATTCCAGTCGGCGGCCGTGCTGTCCTCACCCCTGGCGGCAGCACTGTGA
- a CDS encoding acyltransferase domain-containing protein — MPKRHVVVLLPGQGAQYPGMCVDLYRGDSLFAALLDDVLDRFHDGRRIRTDWLATSHPADIHRTTRSQPLLFALDYALSRRAQEAGVSADEYLGHSIGEFAAAALAGTITLDDAVRVLDARIPLLADTPAGGMLAVALAAEAATPYLGDGVEIAAVNGPRQLMLAGPADPLDRVAKALTDDEVTWRPVRATSPFHSSVLGRAVTASLPLFSALPLQPPNIPITSAYTGRALDPRTAMDPAFWAGQPAAPVLFAHALEDLLGRTPEPLFVEAGPGQTLSTLVRAHAQVRAARHPVIPLSSGRSRVRDDETHLARAFGTVRELLSPVHTSVHGSE, encoded by the coding sequence ATGCCGAAACGTCACGTCGTGGTTCTGCTCCCCGGACAGGGGGCGCAATATCCGGGAATGTGCGTGGACCTCTACCGCGGCGACTCACTCTTCGCCGCGTTGCTGGACGACGTCCTCGACCGGTTCCACGACGGCCGGCGCATCCGGACGGACTGGTTGGCGACATCGCACCCGGCGGACATCCACCGCACCACGCGGTCCCAACCGCTGTTGTTCGCGCTCGACTACGCGCTGAGCCGCAGAGCGCAGGAGGCCGGAGTATCGGCGGACGAATACCTCGGCCACAGCATCGGCGAGTTCGCGGCGGCGGCGCTCGCCGGCACAATCACGTTGGACGATGCCGTCCGGGTGCTTGACGCGCGCATACCGCTGCTGGCCGATACTCCCGCCGGTGGAATGCTGGCCGTGGCCCTTGCTGCGGAGGCTGCCACGCCATACCTCGGCGACGGTGTGGAGATCGCGGCAGTCAACGGTCCTCGTCAGCTCATGCTCGCCGGTCCCGCAGACCCGCTGGATCGGGTAGCGAAGGCCCTGACCGACGATGAGGTGACGTGGCGGCCGGTGCGGGCGACCAGCCCGTTCCACAGCTCGGTGCTCGGCCGGGCGGTCACCGCCTCCTTGCCGTTGTTCTCGGCGCTCCCGCTGCAGCCGCCGAACATCCCGATCACGTCGGCGTACACCGGGCGAGCACTGGATCCGCGGACCGCCATGGATCCGGCTTTCTGGGCCGGCCAACCGGCGGCGCCGGTGTTGTTTGCGCATGCCCTCGAAGACCTGCTCGGCCGAACGCCCGAACCGTTGTTCGTCGAAGCCGGCCCCGGCCAGACGCTGAGCACGCTGGTGCGCGCGCACGCGCAGGTTCGTGCGGCGCGACATCCCGTCATACCTCTGAGCTCGGGCCGATCGCGGGTCCGTGACGACGAGACTCACCTGGCTCGGGCGTTCGGCACAGTGCGCGAACTCCTCTCGCCAGTTCACACATCAGTCCACGGAAGCGAGTGA
- a CDS encoding acyl carrier protein → MSSFTLDNLVTLLRQATGEADLEAAEHFADTTFTDLGYDSLVLLETAGQISRNYGVVLSDDDLEQIETPRELVERVNAGV, encoded by the coding sequence ATGAGCTCATTCACTCTCGACAACCTCGTCACCCTGCTGCGGCAGGCCACGGGGGAAGCCGACCTCGAGGCGGCTGAACACTTCGCCGACACCACATTCACCGATCTGGGGTATGACTCGCTTGTCCTGCTGGAGACAGCCGGACAGATCTCCCGCAACTACGGAGTCGTGCTCAGCGATGATGACCTCGAGCAGATCGAGACCCCCCGTGAACTGGTGGAGCGGGTCAACGCCGGTGTGTGA
- a CDS encoding alpha/beta hydrolase — protein MDGSATEEFAPVIRSVISHPADAVARERQLQELERLVAQATAAVTPPPAVPAPGLAGVRPEWVAEVGRYRAIHDAAALEGGRLLRTLTKQSFQAVGAVGFHRIPVAGGVVTAKAYLPPGEVRGPRPAVLLLHGGAWWMGGGAAGFELNDFLCRELCVGADAVVVNLDYRLAPEHPYPTQRDDVVEAIGWLADDPDGLGVDPNRLALLGISSGGNLSASAARLLRNRSAPPLALQLLLCPSLDMSMTSRATHLDPTLLAGAERLRDMYLQGRVEPEDPAASPALDSAFAGLPPTTIVIGTDDPLRDDGLRYAAGLAAAGIPVTVHEFVMTHTVATPEVAADYAATVVAAARDGLTS, from the coding sequence ATGGATGGTTCAGCGACAGAGGAGTTCGCCCCCGTCATACGGTCGGTGATCTCACATCCGGCGGATGCTGTCGCGCGTGAGCGTCAGCTTCAGGAGCTAGAGAGGCTGGTGGCCCAGGCGACGGCTGCCGTCACCCCACCGCCAGCGGTGCCCGCGCCTGGGCTTGCTGGCGTGCGTCCGGAGTGGGTCGCCGAGGTCGGTCGGTATCGAGCCATCCACGACGCCGCGGCTTTGGAAGGCGGGCGACTGCTGAGAACCCTGACAAAACAGTCATTTCAGGCTGTCGGTGCTGTCGGTTTCCACAGGATTCCGGTCGCTGGAGGTGTCGTCACCGCGAAGGCGTACCTCCCTCCAGGTGAGGTGCGCGGTCCGCGCCCGGCGGTCCTCCTCCTGCACGGCGGCGCATGGTGGATGGGCGGTGGTGCTGCGGGATTCGAGCTCAACGACTTCCTGTGCCGCGAGCTGTGTGTGGGCGCCGATGCGGTCGTGGTCAACCTCGACTACCGGCTTGCCCCCGAGCATCCCTACCCGACGCAGCGGGACGACGTCGTCGAGGCGATCGGGTGGCTGGCCGACGACCCCGACGGCTTGGGAGTGGACCCGAATCGCCTGGCACTGTTAGGGATTAGTTCGGGAGGCAACCTGTCAGCATCCGCAGCCCGGCTGCTGCGGAACCGCTCGGCACCCCCGCTGGCGCTGCAACTGCTGCTGTGTCCGTCGCTCGACATGTCGATGACGAGCCGGGCCACCCACCTCGATCCGACGTTGCTCGCGGGTGCGGAGCGGCTGCGGGACATGTACCTGCAGGGTCGGGTCGAACCGGAAGACCCGGCTGCCTCGCCCGCGCTCGACTCCGCGTTCGCCGGCCTGCCACCGACGACGATCGTGATCGGCACCGATGACCCACTACGCGACGACGGCCTGCGCTATGCCGCCGGGCTCGCCGCCGCCGGCATACCGGTGACGGTGCACGAGTTCGTGATGACCCACACAGTCGCGACGCCCGAAGTGGCCGCCGACTATGCGGCCACCGTGGTCGCGGCCGCGCGAGACGGCTTGACGTCGTAA
- a CDS encoding FAD-binding oxidoreductase, which translates to MTLPADAPGVAHAVQDAVSSQSRVAVRSGGHCLEGFVADPAVRSLIDMTRLRGVEFDERRRSFAVGAGTDLGTLYEMLFKRWGVTVPGGVCPQVGAGGHISGGGYGALSRRFGLVVDHLEAVEVVTVDHSGRARVVIAEADPSGRNHDLWWAHTGGGGGNFGVVTRYWLRDPAASRLAAPDELLPIPPRTLTIRHASWPWTVLDTAAYGRVVDNFVRWHEQHSKAGTPETGVFATLWLNSVTTGDLVLIAQADDAALLDDFVAAVGDGVPAPTVTPDRTLPWWDAFRYSSFADFGRSIGQRIKDKSSYLRAGFRPAQLIALVDRLADGTPGGVGATVLLAGHGGAVNQMAPASRAIPHRDSVVKVQYSVSWADPADDAIHLDWIRRLYRDVFASTGGVPVPDAVSDGAYINYPDTDLADATWNTSAVAWSHLYYKDNYRRLQKVKRAHDPLDIFHHALSVRPR; encoded by the coding sequence GTGACGTTACCCGCGGACGCGCCGGGCGTGGCTCACGCCGTGCAGGACGCCGTTTCATCGCAATCACGCGTCGCGGTGCGCAGTGGAGGCCATTGTCTGGAAGGCTTCGTCGCCGATCCAGCAGTACGGTCGCTGATCGACATGACCCGGCTGCGTGGCGTGGAGTTCGACGAACGACGCCGGTCGTTCGCGGTAGGCGCGGGCACCGATCTCGGCACTCTGTACGAAATGCTCTTCAAACGATGGGGAGTTACCGTGCCGGGCGGGGTGTGCCCTCAGGTCGGAGCTGGCGGCCATATCAGCGGTGGGGGATACGGCGCGCTGTCACGCAGGTTCGGCTTGGTCGTCGACCACCTCGAAGCCGTCGAAGTCGTGACTGTGGACCACTCGGGTCGGGCTCGCGTCGTGATCGCCGAGGCCGATCCGAGCGGTCGCAATCACGACCTCTGGTGGGCGCACACCGGTGGGGGCGGCGGCAACTTCGGTGTCGTTACTCGGTATTGGTTGCGCGATCCAGCCGCAAGCAGGCTGGCGGCACCAGACGAGCTGCTACCGATCCCGCCCCGGACACTGACCATCCGGCACGCATCGTGGCCGTGGACCGTTCTCGACACAGCAGCCTACGGCCGGGTCGTCGACAACTTCGTCCGCTGGCATGAACAGCACAGCAAGGCGGGCACACCGGAAACCGGGGTGTTCGCGACCTTGTGGCTGAACAGCGTTACCACGGGCGACCTCGTCCTGATCGCCCAGGCCGATGATGCGGCACTGCTCGACGATTTCGTGGCTGCAGTGGGCGATGGCGTGCCCGCCCCCACGGTCACGCCGGACCGCACGCTGCCATGGTGGGATGCGTTCCGCTACAGCAGTTTCGCCGACTTCGGCAGATCGATCGGGCAGCGGATCAAAGACAAATCGTCATACCTGCGCGCTGGCTTCCGTCCCGCGCAGCTCATCGCATTGGTCGACCGACTGGCTGACGGAACCCCCGGGGGAGTAGGGGCAACCGTTCTATTGGCCGGCCACGGCGGCGCGGTGAATCAAATGGCGCCCGCATCACGGGCGATCCCTCATCGCGACTCAGTCGTCAAGGTGCAGTACTCGGTTTCCTGGGCCGACCCGGCGGACGACGCCATACACCTGGACTGGATTCGCCGGCTGTACCGCGATGTATTCGCTTCGACCGGCGGCGTGCCAGTGCCCGATGCAGTCTCGGACGGCGCCTATATCAACTACCCGGACACGGATCTGGCCGATGCTACCTGGAACACCTCAGCGGTCGCGTGGTCGCACCTGTACTACAAGGACAACTACCGTCGGCTGCAGAAGGTGAAGCGCGCGCACGATCCGCTGGACATCTTTCACCACGCGCTCTCGGTGCGCCCCCGGTAA
- a CDS encoding AfsR/SARP family transcriptional regulator, protein MVNYRVLGPLTIVDGDVHSIPSATRQRQLLALLLLNANNSVPVETCVAELWEDDPPKTATTTLQTYVLQLRRILAALPSIGSQHEAKKRLTTQPGSYQLRLAEDDTVDAHTFRTLVDSARTAIDQRNDICAAVLLRRALELWEGEPLLGVQTGPRLRAWAVGLAAQRLTTIEQRVEADLRIGMHHELIGDLSSLIVEYPTNENLHAQLMIALYRSGRPAQALSVMARLHDTLDVELGLDPSPRMRDLHQAVLSSSPTLDVEVEWAGAPLSLNLMSGTRRTPIGASVYDCEPALREALAG, encoded by the coding sequence ATGGTTAACTACCGAGTCCTCGGGCCGCTGACGATCGTCGACGGAGACGTCCACAGCATCCCCTCCGCCACCCGCCAACGACAGTTGCTTGCCCTGTTGTTGCTCAATGCCAACAACTCGGTCCCGGTCGAGACCTGCGTCGCGGAGTTGTGGGAGGACGACCCGCCGAAGACGGCAACCACCACGCTGCAGACGTATGTCCTCCAGTTGCGCCGGATTCTTGCCGCCCTGCCGAGCATCGGCAGTCAGCACGAAGCGAAGAAGCGACTCACGACCCAGCCGGGTAGCTACCAACTGCGACTCGCCGAAGATGACACTGTCGACGCACACACCTTCCGGACCCTGGTCGACAGTGCGCGCACTGCAATCGATCAGCGCAACGACATCTGCGCCGCGGTGTTGCTCCGTCGGGCGCTGGAGTTGTGGGAAGGAGAACCGTTGCTCGGCGTCCAGACCGGCCCGCGCCTGCGGGCCTGGGCAGTCGGCCTGGCGGCCCAACGGCTCACGACGATCGAGCAACGGGTGGAAGCCGATCTGCGGATCGGCATGCACCACGAACTGATCGGTGATCTCAGTTCATTGATCGTCGAGTACCCCACCAACGAGAACCTGCACGCTCAACTGATGATCGCGCTGTACCGGTCGGGTCGGCCGGCCCAGGCGTTGAGCGTGATGGCCCGCCTGCACGACACCTTGGACGTGGAGCTTGGTCTCGACCCATCCCCCCGGATGCGTGACCTGCACCAGGCCGTCCTCAGCTCCAGTCCGACGCTGGATGTCGAGGTTGAGTGGGCGGGCGCACCGCTGTCCCTCAACCTCATGTCAGGCACCCGTCGTACGCCGATCGGTGCGAGTGTGTACGACTGTGAGCCCGCGTTGCGGGAAGCGCTCGCCGGGTGA
- a CDS encoding beta-ketoacyl synthase N-terminal-like domain-containing protein translates to MSATRVAGCAITGLGVVAPTGIGVPEYWQATTSGRSGIHPVTRFDASGYVGGLAGEVPGFTAADHIPARLLPQTDHVTRLSLVAASEALSSSGLHAESVAEFGIGISTASTLGGFEFGQRELEHLWGLGREHVSAYQSFAWFYAVNTGQVSIRHGLRGPGSTVVTDQAGGLDALGAARRQVRGGTPVVVAGAVDGGLCPLGWAGFQSAGRLSRDADPASAYTPFAASADGHVPGEGGAYLIVEDSEHAAARGAHVLGTITGYAATFDPDPEDPVADGLSRAAVLALDDAGVDTTDIDVVFPDAAGHAPADRAEAAAIIGLFGPGGVPISIPKTGTGRLLAGAGTLDAASALLAIESSVIPPAATHLPPHEGLDLVTEPRATRVRHALVLARGSGGFNAALVVSAPDAHSD, encoded by the coding sequence GTGAGCGCCACCCGAGTGGCCGGTTGTGCCATCACGGGGCTGGGCGTTGTCGCACCGACGGGCATCGGTGTTCCGGAGTATTGGCAGGCGACGACGTCGGGCCGGTCCGGAATCCACCCGGTGACGCGGTTCGACGCCTCGGGTTACGTCGGTGGCCTCGCCGGCGAGGTGCCGGGTTTCACCGCGGCGGATCACATCCCCGCGCGGCTGCTCCCGCAGACGGATCACGTCACCCGACTGTCCCTGGTCGCAGCGTCAGAGGCACTGTCCTCGAGTGGTCTTCACGCGGAGTCGGTCGCCGAGTTCGGGATCGGTATCTCCACGGCCTCGACCCTCGGCGGCTTCGAGTTCGGCCAGCGCGAACTCGAGCACCTGTGGGGGCTCGGGCGCGAGCACGTCAGCGCCTACCAGTCCTTTGCCTGGTTCTACGCAGTCAACACCGGGCAGGTGTCGATCAGGCACGGACTTCGCGGGCCCGGGTCGACCGTGGTGACCGACCAGGCCGGCGGGTTGGATGCGCTCGGCGCGGCGCGCCGCCAGGTTCGCGGCGGCACCCCGGTTGTCGTCGCCGGAGCGGTCGACGGCGGATTGTGTCCGCTCGGCTGGGCGGGGTTCCAGAGCGCCGGCCGGCTGAGTCGAGACGCGGACCCGGCGAGTGCGTACACCCCGTTCGCGGCGAGCGCCGATGGACACGTGCCAGGCGAGGGAGGTGCCTATCTGATCGTCGAGGACAGTGAGCACGCCGCGGCGCGCGGTGCGCATGTGCTCGGCACGATCACCGGTTACGCGGCCACCTTCGACCCGGACCCTGAGGACCCGGTCGCCGATGGCCTGTCGCGTGCCGCGGTGCTGGCGCTCGACGACGCCGGGGTGGACACGACCGACATCGATGTCGTGTTCCCGGACGCTGCCGGCCACGCCCCGGCCGATCGTGCCGAAGCGGCCGCGATCATCGGGTTGTTCGGACCGGGCGGCGTGCCGATCAGCATCCCCAAGACGGGGACCGGCCGACTGCTGGCCGGCGCGGGCACGCTCGACGCTGCGAGCGCGCTGCTGGCCATCGAGTCCTCGGTGATCCCGCCCGCCGCAACACACCTGCCGCCGCACGAGGGACTCGATCTGGTGACCGAACCGCGCGCGACCCGCGTGCGTCACGCGCTGGTGCTGGCGCGGGGGAGCGGCGGATTCAACGCCGCGCTCGTGGTCAGCGCGCCGGACGCCCACTCCGACTGA
- a CDS encoding 4'-phosphopantetheinyl transferase superfamily protein codes for MTRRADIASPSLAGVSLHLGRTSRALTTWQRDALTASDHDRAARYRRSADALRWASRRAVLRRLLAARVGTAPNRLEFGRAPCPRCGRTSHGRPVVVTAPWLHFSVSGSGDHWLIGISSAHVLGVDLERARPVDVDAISRLACSSTEQRVLRLSPGSGLRLWVRKEAALKARGCGLGSGIRTVLEDPTLSVADVNFGPTLLAACAVVAADGSAARVGQTG; via the coding sequence GTGACCCGCCGGGCCGACATCGCGTCGCCGAGCCTGGCCGGGGTGTCGCTTCACCTCGGGCGCACCTCGCGGGCGTTGACCACCTGGCAGCGAGACGCGCTCACCGCGAGCGACCACGACCGCGCTGCCCGTTACCGGCGATCGGCCGACGCGTTGCGGTGGGCGTCCCGACGCGCGGTGCTACGACGTCTGCTGGCGGCCCGGGTCGGGACCGCACCGAATCGGCTGGAATTCGGGCGGGCACCGTGCCCACGATGCGGCCGCACATCCCACGGCCGTCCGGTCGTCGTCACCGCGCCCTGGCTGCACTTCAGTGTCTCGGGGTCGGGCGACCACTGGCTCATCGGCATATCCTCCGCGCACGTGTTGGGGGTCGATCTGGAGCGCGCCCGGCCGGTGGATGTCGACGCGATTTCGCGTCTGGCCTGCTCCTCTACCGAACAACGAGTGTTGCGGTTGAGCCCCGGGAGCGGGCTGCGCCTCTGGGTGCGCAAGGAGGCGGCGCTCAAGGCTCGGGGCTGCGGCCTCGGCAGCGGCATACGAACCGTGCTCGAGGACCCCACCCTCAGCGTCGCGGATGTCAACTTCGGACCGACGCTGCTCGCCGCGTGTGCCGTGGTCGCGGCCGACGGCAGTGCTGCGAGGGTCGGTCAGACGGGGTGA
- a CDS encoding LacI family DNA-binding transcriptional regulator: MNQDERKALGGPRTPKDRVTIYEVAQRAGVSIATVSHAMNRPEKVNAATRDRVLEAVDALGFTPKASAVSLARKGVGRIGVLAAFSAYPSYLTRLTGVMDACRDQAIDVVVYDEEPQQAGTSPWLSSLPATGRLDGLLVMGATIEGRTAERLLERGLPTVLVDAFHPSFTSVTMDDELGGYLLGQHLVGRGYQTFGFVTPAPPSRDFVSPGEHRLEGLTRAIREAGLPTSKSSWLITEDDFQGGLDAAADLLELDELPEVIVANHDALAAGVLGGLRARHVAVPDDVAIAGYDGLELARVVGLTTVRQPFAETGQIAAQLLLEQLSAKKARPVQHIKLSPELVPGDTA, encoded by the coding sequence GGAGTCTCCATCGCGACCGTGTCGCACGCGATGAACCGACCGGAGAAGGTCAACGCGGCGACCCGCGATCGCGTCCTGGAAGCCGTCGACGCATTGGGTTTCACACCCAAGGCAAGCGCAGTCTCTTTGGCCCGCAAGGGTGTTGGGCGCATCGGTGTGCTTGCGGCGTTCAGCGCCTACCCGTCCTACCTGACGCGGCTCACGGGGGTGATGGATGCTTGCCGCGATCAGGCGATCGATGTCGTCGTGTACGACGAGGAGCCGCAGCAGGCCGGGACCTCGCCCTGGCTCAGCTCCCTTCCCGCGACGGGCCGACTCGACGGTCTGCTCGTGATGGGAGCCACGATCGAAGGCCGCACTGCGGAGCGTCTTCTCGAGCGTGGACTGCCGACCGTCCTCGTCGACGCGTTCCACCCGTCGTTCACGTCGGTGACGATGGACGATGAACTCGGCGGTTACCTGCTCGGCCAGCATTTGGTCGGTCGTGGCTACCAAACCTTCGGATTCGTCACTCCCGCACCGCCGTCCAGGGATTTCGTATCACCGGGTGAGCACCGCTTGGAGGGACTGACTCGCGCGATCCGAGAGGCCGGACTGCCCACCTCGAAGTCGTCCTGGCTGATCACTGAGGACGATTTTCAGGGTGGCCTCGATGCGGCTGCGGACCTGCTCGAACTCGACGAGTTGCCAGAGGTGATCGTCGCCAATCACGATGCGCTCGCCGCGGGAGTGCTTGGCGGTCTGCGGGCGCGACACGTCGCGGTGCCCGATGACGTCGCGATCGCCGGTTACGACGGCCTGGAGTTGGCTCGCGTCGTCGGTCTGACCACTGTGCGACAGCCCTTCGCGGAGACGGGGCAGATCGCTGCGCAGTTGTTGCTGGAGCAGTTGTCCGCCAAGAAGGCTCGCCCGGTGCAGCACATCAAACTCAGCCCGGAACTCGTGCCGGGGGACACGGCCTGA